The window ATAGAACATAATTATCCAAACTAGGAATCACAAATCCATCCCCCAACGTGAATTCATCCCCCATGCAGAGACGTATCAACAGTAGATCAATACATATCAACAATCTCTATAGGATACTAATGTATTGCAATTCATGGAAGTAATAATAGCCTCATaatgctatgaacatgattgCAACATAAAAACAAGTAGAAACAAGAAGGAATCACTATTCACAAAGCTTCAAAACTTATCACCAAAACACAATATCACCATGGAAATCCATAAATAAGCATATACAATCATCCCACATCATAAAATTAGAGCTTTCACCGAACAATTCATCCAAAACATGCTTAAATCCATGGAAGATGTAACAAAACTCATAAATTTAGTTAGGATGCATACCTTGTGTTGATTGAGAATTGAATGAAGAACTCTAAACTTGAAGAGAATTTAGAGAATTATGGTTTGGGTGTGTGAAATTGGTGATTTATAAAGGTGGAGGTTGTGTGCAAGGAAGGAATTTGagaaagaatgagaaaaagaatgGAAAACTTACCTTTTAAACTGCATTCCCGTCTTCTGGACTGCgcgcggcgggccgccgcacggGCGTTCTAAGATAGCGATTTCTGGCGGGCCGCTGCGGCCCATTCAGCGATTCATCCGGCCCGCCCTAAGCCTGCCCTAAGCCCGTCCTATCCTGCAACATGTGAAAATacgtgcggcgaccgccgtgttaaatgcggcgaccgccacgcgttgaattaatttatttttattttattttatttaactttattttattttattttttttatgaaaaagaaaacgaaaaaaataaaagaaaataactaaatcaacaaaaaatttggttgcctcccaacaagcgcttttgttttttagtcGTTAGCTCGACTTGAAGTGGCCTACTAATTGGGTGGATCAGCGACCCTAGTGTTCAAAATGGGCATAGGGAGCAACTTGGTCCCTAGCTTCTTCCACCACTTGTATTTCCccttatttgttttgataacATAAATCTCGGGGTCCTCCTTGGTTGCCTTCTTcctcttttgcttctttttctgCGGGATAAAGGTGGAGGGGTTAGTATCGTCCTTTTTAGGAGAACGTCTTACCTCGTTGATAATGTAGATAGGATCCCCCACTTCAAAGGGGTCTTGAGGTTTGGTCAAATCCGTGACCATGATTGCCATACACTATCGTTCCATCTTAGCCTGCTTTGCTTCTTCAAACTTGAGCATCCCGTTTTCGATCTTATAGGTGGATTGGCTATGGTTGTCACTAATTGTGATCTCGCCATGACCTACATCAATCAAAGCTTTGCAGGTAGCGAGAAAATCTCTCCCTAAGATTAGAGGGACATTCTTGTCTAATTTCATGTCAAGCACAATAAAATcggtgaaaaaaatgaaatcatctATTTTCACTAAGACATCCTcaatcatacaaaaagttaTGGTCGAGTTATCGGCCAACCTGAGTGTTACGTCTGAAGTTTTGAGTGGCCCAATGTTGAGCTTTTCGTAGTACACCAGCGGCATGAGATTGATGGAGGATCCTAGATCACATAGGGCCTTGTCAACCTTTCCCTCTCCAATCCAGCATCGGATAATGAATTGGCCCAGATCTCTCTGCTTCACTGCCTTCTCCTTTTAGATGATCTCGCTGCAATGATGTGATAGCTTAAGGTCGGCTTTCGTCggctttctctttctctcactGCCTCCTTTAGTAGCTTCGCATATTTGGGTATTTCCTGCAACGATTCAACTAGGGGAATGTTAGTATGAACTTtacaaaacatgttcaaaaaatgtttgaacTGCTCTTCGAGCTTAAACTTCCTCTTTGGCTGGAAAGGTAGCACAATCCCATTATGCCGCACGAGTCCTTGCTGAGCGGGTGCTTCTGCCTTCTctgtggcggcccgccgcgtagtgtgcggcggtccgccggcgGCTGGGCAGACTCCATTCTGGGCTTCGTTAGCGGTCAGCCGCGTGGTGTACGGCGGTTCGCCGGCGTCTGGGCAGTCCCCAGTTTTCTGCTTTGCCACCCACTTTTTGTTGATGTCGTCCACTAGTGCGGCTGCCTTTGCCCTGTCCTCATCTAACTTCTTTTGGATTTGCTCCATCTGCGTGTTGATGTTGGTTATGGCAGTCGAGATCGTGTTCATTCCCTGCTCGAGGTTGTTTATTCTGGCTTCAACCACTCCGATCTTGGTGTCATTAACCTTCCTGTCTTGCGCGATTACCTCCAAGATCCTTGTGATCCCTTGTTCATACTTTTCTTCCTTCTTCAGTGTCTCAACTACTCCTCCCTTGCTAACATTAAATCCTGCGGGGGGTTGCaataattattgttagaataaGAGATATTAGGTTGAGGTCGgtttccattataattattgaaattaccgCCCCCTGGTTAGGGCGATAGTTGTTGTTGTAATTTCTATTGGGGCCGCCTCCTTGCATGTAGTTGATTTCTTCCACTGTCGGGGTAGGAGTTTCAGGCTTAGAGACTGCTATAATGGAGGTTGGTGGAATCGGGTCCTTCTTCCTTGATGAATCCATTTGGTCCACCCTAACTCGAAGCTCGGCCAATTCCTTTGCAAAGGAGCTATGCTTTTCTTTTGACCACCCCTTGCTGTTGGTGGCGAATTCTTCTATCACTGCCATGGCTTCCTCACCTGACTTCCTTAAGAACCCTCCATTTGCACCTGAATCAAGCATAGCACAAATTTTCTCGTTAAACCCATTATAGAGAATCCGTACCTGGTGGTCCACAGTGAAACCATGGTTAGGGCACTTTCGGAGAAGGACTTTGAAATGAGCAAAGGCCTCATAGAGGGGTTCGTCCTGGCCTTGGATGAATTGGAAGATCTCGCTTTTGAGCTTCAAAATTGTGCCCGGCGGATAATACTTGTCGAGGAAGGAAGCTACAATATCCTTCCATGTGGAGACCTTTTCTCTGGGCATACATTCAAACCACTCTTTAGCAGAATCAGTTAATGAAAAGGGGAAGAGTCTTACCCTTATGGCATCATCGTCGACACCGTTCAGCTTGAGAGTGTTTGCGATCTCCacaaatttggagagatggcGGTTAGCATCCTCTGTAGCCCTACCtgcaaaaggagtttgctcGACCCTTTGAATAAGGGGCATGCGTAACTCGAAATTATTAGCGTCAATACGAGGTCCTTCGGGAAAGGTAATCATATTCCCatgattgaacatgttcatcacGGGTTGTATCTCCTGATTCTTCTTTTCCAGAGCCTCTCGGGCCGCCCTTTCCGCATCTCTTTCATCCATCAGTAGCTTCACCATTTCCTGCAGTTTTTCGATGTCCGTTCGGTCACCCATTGTTCctgatcctttttcacttcttatttTCCTACGAGTTCTCTCAAGTTCTAAATCGAGCGGTTCTAGGTTGTCCTTCCCAGAGCGCATTCGCATACAAAACATGAaagaaccaaaaacaaaaatgaattaaaacctaagattaaaaactgaaagaaattaaagtccaaagtagcaaaaatgaattaaaaactaagattaaaaactgaaagatatccgtttgaagatatcactccaaagtgaattgtcttccccggcaacggcgccaaaaacttgatgcactttttattaacactaaataaacctgcaagtatacagagtatatatatagtatagctaaaggtcagtaccggatatcgaacacatggaagacgaacacaaaatgtctatcttctactaagactcaaatactatatggaaaaacaattgggttttgaaaacttttgaaaaactaaaaacaatagaaagcatAGATCAACTAAAAGCAGATAAATCAAGAGCAAGacaatagagataagggaatcccagggatgtgtgttcacagttatggttatacaaaattccaactacaataccctagcacagtttatactttgaaatgacgagtcacctagcttatgttcatgcgatacaaatattgattacaagattagtgTTGTCAATCCttacacgtaactccaaaaagctcctaagacccttgaaaagtcctcactctcaattaacagtgttttctaagggaagctaactgtagtgtctactaagtgaatctaactcgctagaactctgtcacagattatgtagcaagttatattaaatcatacacgattgtgtcaatcaatcatgcagcatcaaaactacttagggaagaaacaaagtaaaaacaaaacggatattagatagaaaaaggaatttgtataaccaaagtcattactaacacatccctagaatcctatgagtttagttacacataatcgaataagctaaaaacatagattgaagggaagacagtttgaacataaaactaaagcaaataaaggttgaatccttgtcgttcttggtGTTCtttaaatccttctccaactccttgcaccaatgaagtactctaggtcttgatctctatgaagtattttgcaagtagaagttctctctctttgatgaagcttgaggccttatttatagggaaaatccatgccttgttgtagaaggaaaaaatctccaaaatatggtaaaactgggtgcaaatctagggcttctcggattcgccgcctttctatggcgggccgccgcaccttggccggcggtcgccgcgttggaatTTGATAAggcttgaggacaagtatggtttaagtgtgagcagtttgataaggctaattttatgcatcggttatgtgttGAAAAACACATTATTCTGCTGGGTCTAATgcagtttttaagccaggtgtgtgaaggaaatgctagatccaggaagagcTGGAGGCGATGGactagaaaaggaaaatgaaggaaagtgagcagaactgaagagaaaaaaaagaatggcTAGAAGAAGaaagtcaatagctgagggcaacaaagactattcatacctcgctggacccacttcaACTCCTATATataaaggagcatgcaacacacgtTGGATATGATttttgctcttagctcacacactcacacacacacttggtaAATGGGAATTCTGGGATAGTTAGGGTTTCTAAGGGGTTCATCTTCGGCGAAAGTCAgtgtaacaccgtcctctCGGAGGGCGAAAAACAATCTGCTTTTCATTCAGTTTTCGTACTTttattccgtcgaacttcaatgttttggaagtcgatttggttgttgctaCTTATCggttatctatgcatttagtttttGTCATGTTGGTgttatcttgtgttgatttatgaTTCTGggtttttgtttgaagttttatttcggcTGTTGGatgttaatctctgttttAGATCattctgtgcttgatctgggaaagAGGTTGTGGATctaaattgttgttgttgatcggtggtTGTTTGTTGAATCTGAAGCAATGGATATACTTGGATCtagagtggatttagcatccgaggttggatctgaacaggggaatcaagttgtgcatggatttcgaACTTTTTGGtctcttttcaatttactccgtctagtagccgtagatctgcttagtctttaattgttcttcgttaaaTTGCTTTAAATCCAATCTGCTTCATTTCCGATTCTCGTTCCATCTCTGTTTTTTACTGATTTttttagttagtactttagttagttgttttccagcttttcatccgtacCTTTCCTTTTCAAcaatggtccccaccgtcagtttatttcccaggtctaggtaatttagaaatagtttcttagatctagtgattgtctcATTTCCGATTttcatgcatgatttctgttctgcctagatctagctgttagcgtagcagatttCAAATCCaagttagtttaatttcctcaacccaaaaatgcgtggcagcagccaacccaataATAGTAccgaatccttgagcatgtttaATTACGCATTCacctctgtgggatcgatccctacttccctgtgctaattttagtataagtggTTGAGGATTTTTGAAGcgatattctgtgtgtccgacgaccgagattttccaacgatccgtgagttcctagaccttgtgatctagtggattcgctgGACCTAGGAGCCTTGTTATTCCTTTCTGTGCACACAATATTAAACACACATACACTCGAGTGGGCTTCAAATGGCGCCATttccggggatggatggcgttatTGTTTATGCgtttgaggatttggtgtaaatagtttaatttctgttattttgttttcttgacagtttatgaacacgggcttccattctggaagttgggctaGTTCATCTTCGTCAGGAAACGCCCGATACAAGTGGCAAGTCAAGGAGTATACGTCCAGCGTCACTACCAGATCAGGGTTGAGGACAGTAGACCCGTTTCCgttcgaatcagaaagtgagaaggagtgAAACTCGTCAGGAGAAGAGGACCCGAAGTCGTCCACAGAAACAGAGCTTTCGAGactgaggaagaggaagacgTGAATATGGAACATTTAGTGGATCCCGATCCGGAGATAGGTTCACTCACCGCGCATCTAGACAGTGAGCCCGCCCATGCCATAGTCTCAAACCCGCCCAGGTAAATTCAATGGGAAGCTGGAATCcagatggaagttggaaccaaggGAGACAAAGGGAGGCCCCATGGAGAACTCATCCcaattttagatggactgaCAATGAAAAAAGTCAGCCGCCCCCACTGCAACTCAcaaattatgcacaccctccagagaggcagtccaactggtcagggaaaAATCAAGAGGGGCAACTGCAACTGGGGTACAGGAATCAGGAtcatactaattggggaaacaggaatcagaacaatccagggaactcctatgtgccacctcaccaGAGGAATAACCAAGGGAACTATCATaattcccaaccaaatcaccaagggaatcaagggtctagcAACCAGTACAATACCCACCAAGGAAATCAGGGGAACTATCGACAACCCCAAGGACAACACCAAGGTCAAGGATCAAATTctaatcaattcaactccatGCCACAAAGGAGtctggatgacatggtccacgacctagtgaattcacagcagttcatgcagaataacTTGCATTCCAATAACGACGTGGTGCACAAATTGCAAGACTCTCAGTCGGAACACAAAGCTgccatggacatgatggcaaaATAACTGTCCCAGATCGTGGTTTCTTTGAACGAGATGcggggaaatgaaggaaaacttCCTGCCACGGTCAAGCCACCtgaccgagcaaacattagtcacaTCACCTTGAGATCCGGAAGGGGTTATGAAGGGCCGACATTGGAGATCGACGAGGAAGTACCCGCACAAGCAAGTAAGGGGAAGGAGAGTCAGGTGTTTCAAGGAGATAGCCCTAGACCCAGAGAAGTTCCTGTTCAGGATgacctccagaagggagatttagggggatctTTACCTCGAGCAGCTGATCCATTTTTCCTGGATCCAAAGCATGAGTTAGTAAGTAAAGAAGGAAGTAGGGAAGTTGGCGAACCCCCAGCTGGGAGTTCCACAAATGCGGTTAAGCGGGCGAAGCCGTTTCCATACCGAggggaagcaaagaaaaagaaggatgatacagaggacctcatggagatttttagcaagctggaaatcaacctgcACTTCTTGCAAGCCCTGAAGATGCCCGCCTttagcaagttcatcaaggaattcataTCAGGGAAGGCCAAGCCAGACGGGAAGATTGTAATCGTGGAGAatgtgtctgctgtgatacaaaagagaaggatgccttcgaaatgcacagacccaggtatgttcacattacccatttcTCTAGGGGATATCAaagtcgagcatgctatgtgtgatctagaggcgtctataaatgttttaccgctttcaATCTACAAGAAACTGACAGGGGTTAGGATGGTCGCTACTAAGGTGGTaatccagttagcagatagaacttgcatctgtcctgaaggtgtgttggaaaatgtcatAGTTAAGGTGCATAATTTcctatatcctgctgatttctatgttatcaaaatgaatgataatgaatctgctgagtctagtggcgtgcttttaggaagaccatttttgcgcactgctaagaccattatcgatgtcttcgatggaacaatttgcttggattataatggggaaaaatatacatttagcatagatgagggaaTGAAATGGCCATTGGATGTTGAGAATTTATATGCTATAGATGTTATTACCCCCCttggtccaagaatatcttgagatggaattgatacaggaacatATTGAtaactcggagttgagccatttAATCAAACAAAGAAGTTATAGGgtggtgtgcagcaatgaacacaacgGAGTTGACAGATGAGGAACTCACAGAGGCCATCATGGAGTTTTGCGAAATCCCGAGTCAGCTAGATCTAGGGGATCAGTTCACGTGGCTAGTCTGGAGAATTCTCCTGGGTCTGGGAAGGAAACATTACCTAatattgcagaaaaaaatcccttgccccaggaaACGAATAACACAAGGAAGGAACTGAAGACACTCCCACCAGGCCTCAAGTATGCTTATTTGAAGGAGGATGAGGCATTCCCAGTAATAGTTAACAGTAACTTGACTGAGGAACAGGAGAAGGAACTGTTGGAAGTGATCAGGCggaacaagaaagcaatagggtggacCCTCTCTGAATTAGTAGGAATCAGTCCTGATCtttgcatgcaccacatccgtttAGAAGAAGGTGTGAAGGCTCACCGAGACGCCCAAGGGAAACTGAATCCAAACCTGTGAGAGGAAGTTCTGAAAGATGTGTTGAAATTGCTCTCtctagggatcatctactcTATTCCGAACagtgagtgggtcagtcctgtccatatggtgccCAAAAAGTCTGGAATACAGGTTGTCAAGAATGATAAGAACGAATTGGTTCCCACTAGGCTGGTGACggggtggaggatgtgcattgACTACAGGAAGCTGAATGAGgccacaaagaaggatcaCTTTCCcctacctttcattgatcagatgttAGAAAGATTGGCTGGCAAACAGTATTTTTGcttccttgatggatacagtGGCTATTTCCAGATCTACGTTAACCTAGAGGACCAAGGGAAAACCACGTTCACGTGCCCTTTTGGTAcgtatgcataccgaagaatgccgtttggattgtgtaaCGCACTAGGAACGTTCCAAcggtgtatgatgagtatTTTTTCGGATTTGCTTGAAGTATgaattgagatattcatggatgattttaCCGTATATGGGAATTCATTCGACACTTGTTTGGCCAGCCTTGACCTAGTGTTAAAAAGATGCCAGGAGAAGCACCTAGTTTTGAACATCGAAaaatgccacttcatggtgactgaaggTATTGTCCTGGGTTACGTGGTTTCTGAAAGAGGAATACAGGTGGACAAGACAAAGGTCAAGGTGATATCAAAGTTACCTTACCCCACGAACCAAAAAGAAGTTAAAGGTTTCCTGGGTCACGCTGGattttataggaggtttatcaaggatttcgcgaaaatcgcgcaaccgctcactcatttgttgcacaacgatgtggaattcgtctttgacgaaggatgcaaGAAGGCCTTTGAGATAATGTGCGATGCGAGTGATTTCACTGTGGGAGCTGTCCTAGGGCAGAAGATAGACggaaaaagttatgtgatcttctatgcatCCAAGACTCTAAATCAAgctcagaagaactatgataccacGGAGAAAGAAATGTTGGTTGTCGTTTACTCGTTAAAAAAATTTCGACCTTATCTtcttgggtcgagggttatagtcttcacagatcacgcagcaataaaatacttactggctaagaaagagtctaagccgaggttaatccgttgggtgttgcTTTGGCAgtagtttgattgggaagtgagagacaaaagtggaacggagaatagagtagccgatcacttgagcagaattcaTCAAGGGGAAACggaagaggccatacccgatgctTTTCCTGAAGAGCATTTGTATTATCTAGGGGATTTTCCAAGACGAATTAGTTGGGAGGCAGTTTTGGCATTAACCGGTCTAGGAGTCCGACAAGGGGAAGCGAACACTTAACGCAGAACCATGGTTTGCTGACTTAGCAAATTACTTGGTCACGAGAGAGGTGCCAAGTTCAGACGAAGTTTCCCGGGGCCAGAGGATGTAAATTAAAAGCgaagccaaatattacttttgggacgacCCTTGCTTATGGAAGATGTGTTCGgatcaagtgattagacgctgcattcccgaaagggaacaaagagatgtactaattcattgccacaccTTGGCGTGTGGAGGTcactttggaccaaggaagacagcaAGGAAGGTATTGGACAGCGGTTTCTACTGGCCAACGCTTAACAAAGATGCCTTTGAGTTTTGTCAATGTTGCGAGAGATGCCAACAGACAGGGGGAATTTCATTGAGGGACGAGATGCCTCAGGTCCTGGTGATTGTTTGCAAAATTTTCGACGTGTGGGGaatggacttcatgggaccatttccatcatcctgtgggaacacatatatattggtcgcagtagactatgtgtctaaatggatagaagctaaAGCCACCACGACATGtgaatcgaaggaggtggcaaaatttttgaaggccAATATCTTCAACAGATACGGAGTTCCTCGAGCCATTGTCTCAGATCAAGGAAcacatttctgtaatcgcaccatcgagactctgatgaagaaatatggtgttcaccatagGGTATCTACCCCATACCACCCTCCGTCAAGGAAAGACTGGAGTAAGAGGCTCGGCGATGCATTATGGGCCTACAGAACTGCTTTCAAGACTCCTATCGGAATGTCGCCTTATAGGCTGGTGTTTGGTAAAATGTGCCACTTGCCCGTGGGTATCgagcacaaggcgtactgggcagtaAAGGAGATGAATATGAAGCCTTTGGCTTGTGAGGAAGAAAGAAAGTTACAGTTACAAGAACTGGAGGAACTGAGGCTGGAGTCTTATGATTCTGCCATGTGGTATAAGGAAAGAACAAAAttatggcatgacaagaatctccgggtcaaggaactccatgtgggacagaaggtgctccttttccaatcccgGCTCAAGCTGATGCCAGGGAAGTTGAAGTCTAAATGGATCGGTCCATATACCATTGTCGGCCTCCGTGCAAATGGAGCAGTagaga is drawn from Salvia hispanica cultivar TCC Black 2014 chromosome 6, UniMelb_Shisp_WGS_1.0, whole genome shotgun sequence and contains these coding sequences:
- the LOC125194895 gene encoding uncharacterized protein LOC125194895 → MRSGKDNLEPLDLELERTRRKIRSEKGSGTMGDRTDIEKLQEMVKLLMDERDAERAAREALEKKNQEIQPVMNMFNHGNMITFPEGPRIDANNFELRMPLIQRVEQTPFAGRATEDANRHLSKFVEIANTLKLNGVDDDAIRVRLFPFSLTDSAKEWFECMPREKVSTWKDIVASFLDKYYPPGTILKLKSEIFQFIQGQDEPLYEAFAHFKVLLRKCPNHGFTVDHQVRILYNGFNEKICAMLDSGANGGFLRKSGEEAMAVIEEFATNSKGWSKEKHSSFAKELAELRVRVDQMDSSRKKDPIPPTSIIAVSKPETPTPTVEEINYMQGGGPNRNYNNNYRPNQGAGGVVETLKKEEKYEQGITRILEVIAQDRKVNDTKIGVVEARINNLEQGMNTISTAITNINTQMEQIQKKLDEDRAKAAALVDDINKKWVAKQKTGDCPDAGEPPYTTRLTANEAQNGVCPAAGGPPHTTRRAATEKAEAPAQQGLVRHNGIVLPFQPKRKFKLEEQFKHFLNMFCKVHTNIPLVESLQEIPKYAKLLKEAEKAVKQRDLGQFIIRCWIGEGKVDKALCDLGSSINLMPLVYYEKLNIGPLKTSDVTLRLADNSTITFCMIEDVLVKIDDFIFFTDFIVLDMKLDKNVPLILGRDFLATCKALIDVGHGEITISDNHSQSTYKIENGMLKFEEAKQAKMER